A window of Actinomycetota bacterium contains these coding sequences:
- a CDS encoding ABC transporter permease, with translation MSPLLIQALGLTLVFVIGEIDLSIGVIATIGSAFCLGFMSKGLPIFVAIILTLLMGVLLGGLNGFFVGYLHFPSTITTLGTKLLFTGIVVTYTKGMNITNNIPLSFVKFGKSSVFGISTLIILSLAIFLILHLLMTRTKSSYHLYVAGTNDMITRTLGLNPNLLKLNAFMFAGVLAVMGGIFTSMMTGVYFPSAAAGVYLMDSIAAVLIGKTIIKDGQPHILGTFFGVLLISIVRNGITILGLALEYQYIIVGVVFIGSLITEAIFRKRLSEETYG, from the coding sequence ATGTCACCCTTATTAATACAGGCTTTGGGACTTACTCTTGTATTTGTCATCGGTGAAATAGATTTATCGATAGGTGTTATTGCAACAATAGGCTCAGCTTTTTGTCTCGGATTCATGAGCAAGGGGCTGCCGATTTTTGTTGCGATAATATTAACGCTTTTAATGGGAGTTTTGCTTGGGGGTCTGAATGGATTTTTTGTAGGATATCTTCATTTTCCTTCTACAATAACTACTCTGGGCACAAAGCTTCTTTTTACCGGTATAGTAGTTACCTATACAAAAGGAATGAATATTACCAACAATATACCTCTTAGTTTTGTGAAATTTGGAAAAAGTTCTGTTTTTGGGATATCTACCCTAATAATATTAAGCCTTGCAATTTTTCTGATTCTTCATTTATTAATGACCAGAACAAAATCATCATATCATCTATATGTTGCAGGAACAAATGATATGATAACCCGTACATTAGGTCTAAATCCGAATCTTCTTAAATTGAATGCTTTTATGTTTGCAGGAGTCCTTGCAGTTATGGGCGGGATTTTTACCAGTATGATGACAGGAGTTTATTTTCCATCAGCAGCAGCCGGAGTTTATTTAATGGATAGCATTGCAGCTGTATTGATAGGGAAAACAATTATAAAAGATGGGCAACCCCATATTCTTGGTACTTTTTTCGGAGTATTACTAATTTCTATTGTAAGAAACGGAATAACTATATTGGGATTGGCTCTCGAATATCAATACATAATAGTCGGGG